GCGGATATGTTTTGTTATATCCTATATAGTTGAATGATTTTACTTAAACGCATTATGACTGGTTACTCAACATGTGTGACCCGCTCATTTTGCCACCTGTCTCGGTTTCCATCCCTCATCTTTCAAGTTCTTTATAACATGTTTCTCTTAACGAATTTTTGCATGCAGGGGTTTGTGCAATGTGTGGTAAACAAGTACTCGACACCAAGTACTACAAGCAAAGCAATGTGTAATAAACGAAAACCATGGTAACGGCAGACTCTATGTTGCTGTTTCTTATGAGGTTCGATCCTTTGTTTTAGCTGATTTAGTCTTCCTCTATGACCCGTTTCGATTGTAATGTTGACCTACATATTACAACCTTCTTCATGTCTATATTGTTTAATGCTGATTATGAGAGAGCTATATCAGCAATGAATTCACTTTAATGTTCCAATCTGTGATATATTGCATGTTTAAATACTGCACAGAAAGATGCTTTCTCTCAATCTGTTAAAGCCTATGCCATTAGATTGGCTAAATGGACAGGTCTAGTCGTTTGGGTAACGCATTAAAACGGGAAATCTGGTCTGCTCAAGTCCTAAAGTTTGGTAAGTAATTAGTGTATCAAGTATGATTACAAAATTTGTATTCTGTACTATTGAACAACGATTTCATTTTTTGAGTAAAAAGAGATAAATGGTGAaggttttataaaataaagtgacactttggatgacttttaagttttaagccGTTTGACCCTCTTTTCTTAAAAGCCCTTTCTTGTATTTAcccattttatataatttaacttcAATCGACCCAGCCATATATGAATAAGCTGAACTTGCCTCTTTTATTTTACACTATGTTGAATAGTAACCTAAGTAGTCAAGGACAcaaatttcggtgtttcggtcacgGACTGATATACGAAATATCGTTTTTTTCGGTaattctaattatatatatatatacatatatatatatatatatatatgagaaagataaaatgagtccacctaaaaaaagtccaaaaaaagtccatgtaacttacacatgtgtaagttaactccgaccacaaccatgatcatctccgactaccaccatgattttccggccaccGCGTCGctggaaaatcatgtgtaagttaacttaacttacacatgatacttacacatgatttttcggtgggcccgtcgccggaaagtcttagtgtttttacaaaaaagtcttgtatatcgtagaagataatgatggtggtgtgtaagttacgaaaatcaatggacttttttttggacttttttaggtggactcattttatcttacccatatatagtgaaaagttattttgagaaccttttttttgcgagaacctttgagaacttttcaaatcaagcccaaccaatgattattctttacatgaaaattgttttttgattgttatctgaataacttatgtgtaattttgaagtttataattgtgtggaggcatggattatcatccgttatacaattatgtggagatttggattcttgatcacatgtgcacgaatattgctatgattatatgtgatcgacttgcatacatgtgatcatagcaatattcgtgcacatgtgatcaagaatccaaatctccacataattgtataacggatgataatccatgctccatacaattataaacttcaaaattacacataagttattcaggaaacaattttcatgtaaagaataatcatcggttgggtttgatttgaaaagttttcaaaggttctcgcaaaaaatagggttctcaaaataactttaccctatatatttatatatatacataaataagagtaaaagataaaacctaGAAGTGCTGAAACAGAATTCACCGAAATTTCGGAAATTTCGGTGGTACTTCGGTCAAATTTTGGTCAAAACCACCGAAAATTTCGGAAACGATATCTTAACCGAAATTCAATACCGAAATTATGTCCCACCACTGAATttcaccgaaattgataacatagatAGTAACATTGTTCATGTTTATTGCATCATAAGCATGTAACCTTTTAGTTCAAACCCAAGTCTTTTAGCTTCACTTGTCTTAGGCTTTTCTTATTTGTTCTTTTGCTAATTGTGTTCTCCAACTTTAGTCTGACGGATACGTTAGTTTTGAGTGTACAGTATAACAAACTCAAACTGGGTAATTTCTCAATTGTCATctcatttttttgtttgtttgtcaAGCTGGACAACGTTTGGGACCTTTAATTCTTCCATCTTTGGTGTTTATAGTTGCCTTCGCTAAATACAACTAGAATCTTTTTATCTTCTATTATAATGATCCGTATTCTACTCTCGCTTTCATTTGTGGGTGAAAATACATCTACGGTTGAACCAGAACACAGTGGAAAAGAAAATGTGTGCGAAAGGCATGCcaacacaaaaagtaaaaatattcaTGTACATTATAAGCAAAGAGATGCTTCCTGTTGCATACTTTAAACAGGGAAGAGAAGAAACAAAGATTGCCATGTTCTGAACAATACATACAGTTTAGGAACATTAGCAaattattttcaatattttacaATCACTAATTTCAACACAATTGGCTGACACTATATAAAAATGGATAATAAAAAAAGAGGGGATGATTTCAGCAGATGATGAAAGATTTTAAGCAACAAGATGCACTCATCACTGTCACTATTTAGAAACCATGTATCTTGATGTGTTCTTTCTTTACAATTCCAGCCTGCAAAAACACAAGAATTACAGTATATACTAAGAAATTAACAAAATTTCATCTTGTGAATGATCATTACTTGAACTAGGAAAGTTGATACGTTCTTCCTTTGATCACCTTGTAGTTGGATAACCTGTAATCCGATCATAATTAGTCGAGCACAAGCCGAAAAATTTTCGTGAGTACGTGTCTAAGGcctttaaaactatttttgttcaaaaatttAGGTTATTTGGTACAAATACAAATCGGGCATGTTTTGACCCATGTTCTAATGTTTCCAGTTTGCCACTTGTATGTAGATTTTTAAGGTAAGTTGGTAAGGAATTTATGTTTACCTTGCCAAGTTCAGGGTCTTGAACAACGGTACCATTGCAGCAAAACTCCTTCTTAAGGTCTTTGAGTATCTTGTTATAGCTAAACTCTTTCTTCAACCCTTGAACAGTTGTCAGGCTTTTCCTACCATTCCGTTGTTGTATACGTATATGAACGTATTCCTTTGACCCGGCACCTGAATTCTCAGCATTTGCCTCAGCGAATGGATCTTTCACCCAAAACATAAATGTCACTAAATCTCAAACCCcatcaacaaaaacatatataccaacaaaaatgacaaattgaaTGCCAATACTCAAATTCAAAATTCATTAGCTCGGTTAAACTCACCGAAGGCAGTTGGAATCTGGATGTCGACTTCTGACATGAAATTTGAGTGCTTGAATTGGAGGTAACAAACAAGCTAGCTAAAAAAATATGCTTTGTTGCGACAAGACGGAAACAGAAGCTAGAATGCCATCAATGTCAAATAGCAAGAATTAGtcattttaaatgtaaattgAGATTAATCTAAATAATGACATTATCAATACTGAAACAGAAGCTAGAATGCCATGCATATCAAATAGCAAGAATTAGTCATTTCAAATGTTGTAGGAAGATACtttaaatcaaattttaacTTCAAGCTAGATTACCTGTTTATGACATTATCAAGAATACTTTTGACATCGGATAAGCCAAAACAATCAAGAAAGCATTAATATCTAATATGAATGTTATATACAAAACATTTTTGTGGAATGCGGTATGAAATTCTCGCTAACATATCTCTAGCATGCATAACAAAGAGGTAACGATCGCAATGAACAAACAGACAATCGCAACCAAAATCGTTGATTAAAGTATCCAAAATCCCATGGGCGAATGCATAAATAAAACGTGATGTAATAGGTGAAATGGTACCTGTTCGGAAGAAAGAGTCGGCAATCGGAGATGTTGGAATTGATTGTAAGGAGATGGTATTAtatgaaaatgttaaataacTGAATGGTTAAAGACTCCTCTTTTATATGCGCCACTGAAATTATTGAAAAGTCAAAGTTAATAAAGGTCGTTCAACTATATATTCGGATTTGTATACTAACAAATTcgtattaaaaactaaaaagcgTTCCATATATGCAAAGCATGTAATCTTACTTTAATTTAACTAGCATAGAACTTGTACAATGCGACCGTGGTCGTCGCAGTGACGGTGTGGCGTTTGGTGATTGTTGGTTGCAGAggcggtgtcgagtggtgtgaattattgatgtaaaaatatttgatgttggaaccacgttaaatgtgaccgtcactgatcgtttatcattcgtgatatgataattgacgataactgaaatccctatgtcttaTAAATATAcaatgggcgtatttactcttaaagacattaTAGGGTTTCCAATTAGATGATTGTAACTATAgggacttatattgcacatactaaacacTAGGGGCTAAAGTTGTAAATGTTTTCTTTATAAATAGAGAGCCATGTACAACCATTTTCTAATCTAATCGCTTACACcttattttgtgtgtgtgtgtgctctCTCCCTCTCTAATTTTCGGTTCTAATATCAACCGAATCTCAATcccatcatcaatcaatcatctcATTTTGGGAACCCGTCACAACTAGCAAATATGCTTTATCATCTTACAGGTTCCTTAGGATCAACGGGTATGTTTTCaatcatgttttcattatattattCAATACGAATTATaattattccaacatgtggtatcatgAGCCATTGGTTCATTTGATCTATAGATTTGTATTGGTTTTTTGTTCTATAAATTGTTTGGaacataaatcaaaaatatgattttaaggagtaaaaaaaaacctattattttGTTCCATAATTTTTTCGGAAATATATTTGGAACAAAATTctatgttacttttttttttcggaAATAAATATTATGGAACAAATAACTTCTTGAACATGTTTTTTGTGTTCATAGTAAAATTCATCTAATCTATTGAGTTTGATTCTAAATGTCATAATTTTCgagccaaaaaaaaaacttgttttgtTTGGTTAAGTTCGACCATAATAGGTTGAGTTCGATCATAATAGGTTAAGTTCAACCATTCTTTTGTTGAGTTCAACTTCATTTTAGTCGAGTTCAACCTCCATAACGAATTCGATTATAACATTGTTGAGTTCGACCTTACTTTAAGTTAAAATACGACCTTAAAACACACAACTAGTTTGGATCGATTTTGGTATATACTTTAAGGTTGAGTTCGACCACCTTATTTGAAGGTCAAGTTAGACCTCTGGTGGTCGAGATCGACCACCTCACATGGTCGAGTTCGACCTCACCTAAGGTTGAGTTCGACCAAAATAAGGTTGAGTTCGACCACCTAAGATTGAGTTCGACCACCTAAGGTTGAGTTCGACCACCTAAGGTTGAGTTCGACTATCCAAGATTGAGTTCGACCATTACATGTCACGTTCGAGCATAATAGGTCGAGTTCGATTTATTTATTAAGCATGATCATAACTTGTTGGATTCAACTTACTTGTCGAGTTCTCCTTAAATTTTGAATTCGACTTACTTGTTGAGTTCTTCTTAATCGTCAAGATCAATCATAACTTGTTGAATTCAATTTACTTGTCGAATTCTTCTTAATTGTTGAATTCGACTTGTTGAGTTTTCCTAACTGTCGAGTAcaattttactttaaattttatgGCAAAATTTGTCTCCcaaattatgaaaataaaatattctGAGACAATTTTACCATAACAGCTCGACTCCGCTAAGGATTGCCACTTGCCTCCCCTTAACCCTGCTTCGAAGGGAGCTGCACCGGACCCCCATAACTTAGGGGCTTCGCACTAAAATTCATGATCTCATTATTTGTGCccaaatgtcaaatatgattctcatgTTGCGTTCTTGTTCCTTTTGCATGATGAACACTTAGTATATTAATTCTGCcaaaaggtgatttaatatgttTTGTGTGTCAAAAGGGCTATTAGCATGCATAATATGcacgattcttaattttttgtCCAAAGATCAAAAAATAAGCGTTATGTTGCATGATCTAATGCTCATATTAACTTAGATATCAGTTACTTCTGtccaaaggtgatgtaacatctaagtagagccttactTTAGCTTACtgtttggtgtttacaataggctTACCTATCACTAGCTTCATTACTATAATAATGGTCATAGTCTCATTACTCTAAGGAACATTACTATTAGGCCTACTTATTTTAgtcattactttagttccattactattaAGATACATTACTTAGTCTGTCTTAGATAGCTAGTCATGTCACTATAACTTCATTACTATTAGGCAtacttattttaggcattactatTATAATCTTCGATTGCttgtattataaattaatatcctTCTTATTTCCACTCTAGTACCTAACTTTGGCATTAAGCCACTTATTGATGCAAACTTTGTTTTATGAAAGAGTTAATTACCTCTAACTCTGGAGATGATAGACCTTAACTATGTCATTCGCCAATATGAACCCACTATTATTACTGATAACTCTTCCCCAGCTCAGAAAGCGAATTTTAAGAAAGTGGGATAGGGCGAATCACTAGTCACTAATGATGGTCAAGATCTTCATCAATCATAGTATCCGAGGGAATGTATAAGGTCTATGCAAGTAGCTTAAATACAAAGAAAATAGCAGTATTTGTGAACACATAATTATGatgactgacatgactcataagGTTAAGAGTCCTAAAATGGAAGTCTTTAACAATTTTTCTTGTGCATTTTATAATGACCTCATTGCCTACTCATTTCGACACTATGAAGTTGTTCACCTTTGATATTAGccaatttaaacatattttgcATGACTATTTGCAAGCTAATATCGTTTACTTGTGTACATTTTAAGCCAAAATTATGTACTTTTAgtttcttattaattaatttgtaggTGTATTATAAAATTTGGATGCTATAAAGATGAAATGAAGCTAAAAATGTACAAATGAC
The sequence above is drawn from the Erigeron canadensis isolate Cc75 chromosome 4, C_canadensis_v1, whole genome shotgun sequence genome and encodes:
- the LOC122598127 gene encoding protein translation factor SUI1 homolog, with translation MSEVDIQIPTAFDPFAEANAENSGAGSKEYVHIRIQQRNGRKSLTTVQGLKKEFSYNKILKDLKKEFCCNGTVVQDPELGKVIQLQGDQRKNVSTFLVQAGIVKKEHIKIHGF